One stretch of Eupeodes corollae chromosome 2, idEupCoro1.1, whole genome shotgun sequence DNA includes these proteins:
- the LOC129948346 gene encoding enkurin, whose protein sequence is MSLVYITFHNENIEDIEKPISDEENYKFPKYVSVYRKFVKSAPINQTERQGKKIITASRKFSRKTLGYAETPLEDPSKFLKKDGGIKWQRLNDHVCPPSRGLPPIPKRDAYKHENQEEKKGVNFIEKNIERIKTATTSALQRSMPIKYVDTVAGERHNLDGTGLVPKHVLSKKFGKTPAYLNNIRKALGENLCSKSRETNESSQGVRILTNTERNAILIGLRENYSELEKTYQLLPICTDTHSKKQRKGKLEQELKRIEQDILLMESNPVIMICDD, encoded by the exons atGTCACTTGTGTACATAACATTtcataatgaaaatattgaagATATTGAAAAACCAATATCTGACgaagaaaattacaaatttccaaaataCGTTTCTGTTTAtcgcaaatttgtaaaaagtgCACCAATAAACCAAACCGAAAGGCAAGGGAAGAAAATCATTACCGCTTCTAGAAAATTTTCTCGCAAAACACTAGGCTATGCTGAAACTCCCCTCGAGGATCCATCTAAGTTTCTTAAGAAAGATGGTGGCATAAAATGGCAACGATTAAACGATCATGTTTGCCCTCCCAGCAGAGGTTTGCCTCCAATTCCGAAAAGAGATGCTTACAAACACGAGAATCAAGAAGAGAAGAAAGGAGTAAATTTTATCGAAAAGAATATTGAAAGAATTAAAACGGCGACCACGTCAGCATTACAACGTTCAATGCCCATCAAATATGTTGATACAGTAGCAGGTGAACGACATAATCTCGATGGAACCGGTCTCGTTCCAAAGCATGTGCTTTCAAAGAAATTTGGCAAAACACCGGCTTATTTGAATAATATAAGAAAGGCACTTGGTGAGAATCTGTGCTCTAAGTCCAGGGAAACAAATGAAAGTTCTCAAGGTGTTCGAATTCTAACCAACACAGAACGCAATGCAATATTAATA ggATTACGTGAAAATTATTCAGAACTTGAGAAAACCTATCAACTCTTGCCCATTTGTACCGACACTCATTCAAAGAAACAACGGAAAGGAAAGCTTGAACAGGAATTAAAGCGTATAGAACAGGATATACTTTTGATGGAGTCAAATCCAGTAATTATGATTTGTGACgattaa